A single Vigna radiata var. radiata cultivar VC1973A chromosome 8, Vradiata_ver6, whole genome shotgun sequence DNA region contains:
- the LOC106771424 gene encoding uncharacterized protein LOC106771424, translating into MDKNNGSNSSVCNKIRQALASNLAVRTIQRITSFNQEPKPLTKHPKTPSIISIPIQNKPLPNHKAHKQGSGSGAIPIKFDHSSVSSAERANKMAIKGEPHAQRVPMQGYKQQGHGVLTESPHGKKIDINDHFKDFIQQTREKMMRSMTNIGWGQNNHAAAPDHESHHASHKNESHFSDFIQRARKKLRTSTTVRKNNYTKKE; encoded by the coding sequence ATGGACAAAAACAATGGCTCAAACTCTTCTGTGTGCAACAAAATCCGTCAAGCACTTGCAAGCAACCTTGCTGTTCGAACCATTCAACGCATCACAAGCTTCAATCAAGAACCTAAACCACTCACCAAACATCCAAAAACACCTTCTATCATTAGTATTCCTATCCAAAACAAACCACTTCCAAATCATAAGGCTCACAAACAAGGATCAGGGTCAGGAGCAATTCCAATAAAGTTTGATCACTCATCAGTCTCAAGTGCAGAAAGAGCAAACAAAATGGCTATCAAAGGTGAGCCTCATGCACAGCGTGTTCCCATGCAAGGGTACAAACAACAAGGCCATGGGGTGCTCACAGAATCACCACATGGTAAGAAAATTGACATCAATGACCATTTCAAAGATTTCATTCAACAAACCAGGGAGAAAATGATGAGAAGCATGACGAACATTGGTTGGGGTCAGAACAACCATGCAGCTGCACCAGATCATGAGTCTCACCATGCTAGTCACAAAAACGAAAGCCATTTTTCTGACTTTATTCAGCGTGCTAGGAAGAAACTCAGAACTTCAACAACTGTTCGAAAGAATAATTACACCAAGAAAGAGTGA